The Thermotoga neapolitana DSM 4359 sequence CGATATCAGAGTACACCGGGCTGACTCTGAACCTGACAGAAAACCAGAAAAAGGCCATTCGAGTCCTGAGAGGTTCTGTCTACTCCAGAGAAAAGATCATAGAAACACTTCAGAAAGAGGGCTTCAAGCGAACAACGGCGTACTCAGTCATGGATCAACTCCTTCAAAAGCGGATACTCCTTGTTGAAAAGGAAGGCTACAGGATCTCTGGAAAGTTCAGTTACATGGAGATCTGACGGTTTGTCGATCCCGTTCGATGTCTGTCGAGTTTGTCGAGGTTGTCGAGATTTCTATAACGCTTTATAAACAACCACTCCACCCTCGATCATCTTCGAGATGGTCTTTTCCATCTGTTTGTATTCACTCAGAGAGTAGACGTGCGGTTCCAGTCCTTTCAATTTGATGGTCCTTTTCACGATTTTATAAGCGTCTTCTCTGAACGGGTCTTCGTACACGACAAGAAGATCGACATCGCTGAAGACGGTGAAATTTCCCTTCGCATAAGAGCCAAAAAGTACCACAAGTCTCACAGGAAGTTTCTTCAGGAGTTGTGGAAGGGAATTTCTGATGATTCCCAGGACCTTTTCCCTTTTATATTCTGGATAGAAGATCTTCGCAGAATCGGATGATCTTTTCAGCATAGTTCACCAGCCTTTCGGCTTCAATTCTGGAATACCTGTTTCTGGGGGAGCCGGAAGGAAGGGCATCCGGATACCTTGTGGGGATACAAGCTTTGTCCAGTTCAAGGGCATGGTCCATGAGTTCTTCAGGGATTTCAAAGTGTCTGGAAAGTTCTTCGAGCAGATCTGCTATGGAACGTTCCCATGCCTGTGCTCCCATTTTCTGGAAC is a genomic window containing:
- a CDS encoding nucleotidyltransferase family protein, with the translated sequence MLKRSSDSAKIFYPEYKREKVLGIIRNSLPQLLKKLPVRLVVLFGSYAKGNFTVFSDVDLLVVYEDPFREDAYKIVKRTIKLKGLEPHVYSLSEYKQMEKTISKMIEGGVVVYKAL
- a CDS encoding HEPN domain-containing protein, which gives rise to MFQKMGAQAWERSIADLLEELSRHFEIPEELMDHALELDKACIPTRYPDALPSGSPRNRYSRIEAERLVNYAEKIIRFCEDLLSRI